One genomic segment of Hordeum vulgare subsp. vulgare chromosome 2H, MorexV3_pseudomolecules_assembly, whole genome shotgun sequence includes these proteins:
- the LOC123429312 gene encoding ervatamin-C-like, with the protein MVLSPGTWQPVITASTILLAWAAAAASGRGVDVGDMLMMDRFLMWQATHNQSYRSAEERLRRFQVYRDNVEYIETTNRRGDLTYQLGENQFADLTREEFIARFTSYNGDDDRTGDDDSVITTAAVGGGDPDLWSSGGDDVSLDPPSVDWRAKGAVVPPKSQSSSCSSSWAFVAVATIESLHAIKTGKLVALSEQQLVDCDQYDGGCNRGTFRRAFHWVIQNGGLTTEAEYPYTAAQGTCNSAKSDHHVAAISGHASVPGSNELAMKHAVATQPVAAAIELGSDMQFYKSGVYSGPCGARLEHAVTVVGYGADESTGDKYWIVKNSWGQTWGERGYIRMQRKILGPGLCGIMLDVAYPTMS; encoded by the exons ATGGTTCTCTCCCCTGGCACATGGCAGCCGGTGATCACTGCTAGTACAATCTTGCTGGCatgggcagcggcggcggcgagcggcCGTGGCGTCGACGTCGGTGACATGCTGATGATGGACAGGTTCCTCATGTGGCAGGCCACGCACAACCAGTCGTACCGGAGCGCCGAGGAGAGGCTGCGGCGCTTCCAGGTGTACCGCGACAACGTGGAGTACATCGAGACCACCAACCGGCGCGGCGACCTCACCTACCAGCTCGGCGAGAACCAGTTCGCGGACCTCACGCGGGAGGAGTTCATTGCTAGGTTCACGTCTTACAACGGCGACGACGATCGCACCGGCGATGATGATTCGGTCATCACGACGGCGGCCGTGGGGGGTGGCGACCCCGACCTGTGGTCGTCCGGCGGCGACGATGTCTCGTTGGACCCGCCAAGCGTGGACTGGAGGGCCAAAGGCGCCGTGGTGCCGCCCAAATCACAGAGCTCATCATGTT CCAGCAGCTGGGCGTTCGTGGCGGTGGCGACGATCGAGAGCCTCCACGCCATCAAGACGGGGAAGCTGGTGGCCCTCTCGGAGCAGCAGCTGGTGGACTGCGACCAGTACGACGGCGGCTGCAACCGCGGCACCTTCCGCAGGGCCTTCCACTGGGTGATCCAGAACGGCGGCCTCACCACGGAGGCGGAGTACCCGTACACGGCGGCGCAGGGGACCTGCAACAGCGCCAAGTCCGACCACCACGTCGCCGCCATCTCCGGCCACGCCTCGGTCCCGGGCTCGAACGAGCTCGCCATGAAGCACGCCGTCGCCACGCAGCCCGTCGCCGCGGCCATCGAGCTCGGCAGCGACATGCAGTTCTACAAGAGCGGCGTCTACTCGGGCCCCTGCGGGGCGCGGCTCGAGCACGCCGTCACCGTCGTCGGCTACGGCGCCGACGAATCCACGGGTGACAAGTACTGGATCGTGAAGAACTCGTGGGGGCAGACGTGGGGCGAGCGCGGCTACATCCGCATGCAGCGCAAAATCCTTGGCCCGGGGCTCTGCGGCATCATGCTCGACGTCGCCTACCCGACCATGTCATGA
- the LOC123425083 gene encoding clathrin light chain 3-like, with protein sequence MSSFDSVAAIVGDDDALTHSPFDPASLGISDGYNAEGGRGHGMHRGHRFATSYSSFGTALSEDDLAGIPGEGFGGGYGGYTMAPDSNGASSYGYIGVEEVLMGSLLHGGIGGSIDDDVFVGAGDDGAVLPPPEAMREEGILRREWRRQNRLSLEEKERKERERRGEIIAEAEEFKKSLLERRKLHCQTKRTHNRDKEKVFMANQEKFHKEADKQYWRAIAELVPHEIPGLEKRGAAGGRRKKELEKKPNIVVVQGPKPGKPTDLSRMRQALARLKQNPPPHMVPPPPQPAKEEKKDGDKEAKKDDDKDPKQVEEKKDGEKAAGEGDKKKKASAGGNAATGGGNTAAAAPPADKAPEPPAAKK encoded by the exons ATGTCGTCCTTCGACTCCGTCGCTGCCATCGTCGGCGACGACGACGCGCTCACACATTCTCCCTTCGACCCTGCATCCCTTGGCATCTCCGACGGCTACAATGCCGAGGGCGGCCGGGGCCACGGCATGCATCGCGGCCACCGCTTCGCCACGTCCTACTCCTCCTTCGGCACCGCCCTCTCCGAGGACGACCTTGCCGGGATCCCGGGCGAGGGGTTTGGCGGCGGGTACGGCGGCTACACCATGGCGCCGGACTCCAACGGTGCTAGTAGCTACGGCTACATCGGGGTCGAGGAAGTGCTGATGGGTAGCCTGCTCCACGGCGGCATCGGTGGCAGCATCGACGACGACGTGTTCGTCGGGGCTGGCGACGACGGTGCCGTCCTGCCGCCGCCCGAGGCCATGAGAGAGGAGGGCATCCTCCGGCGTGAGTGGCGCCG CCAAAACAGGTTGAGTCTGGAGGAGAAGGAGCGCAAGGAGAGGGAGCGGCGGGGCGAGATCATCGCGGAGGCGGAGGAGTTCAAGAAATCCTTGCTCGAGAGGCGCAAGCTCCATTGCCAGACCAAGCGGACACACAACAGAGACAAAGAGAAG GTGTTCATGGCGAACCAGGAGAAGTTCCACAAGGAGGCGGACAAGCAGTACTGGAGGGCGATCGCGGAGCTGGTGCCGCACGAGATCCCGGGGCTGGAGAAGCGGGGCGCCGCCGGcggcaggaggaagaaggagctggagAAGAAGCCCAACATCGTGGTGGTGCAGGGACCCAAGCCGGGCAAGCCCACCGACCTCTCCAGGATGCGCCAGGCCCTCGCGAGGCTCAAGCAGAACCCGCCGCCGCACATGGtgccgccgcccccgcagccGGCCAAGGAGGAAAAGAAGGACGGCGACAAGGAGGCCAAGAAGGACGATGACAAGGACCCAAagcaggtggaggagaagaaagacggtGAGAAAGCAGCTGGGGAGggcgacaagaagaagaaggccagTGCCGGCGGGAATGCTGCAACAGGTGGTGGCAATACTGCTGCCGCCGCTCCCCCGGCGGATAAGGCACCTGAACCACCGGCGGCGAAGAAGTGA